In Lycium ferocissimum isolate CSIRO_LF1 chromosome 7, AGI_CSIRO_Lferr_CH_V1, whole genome shotgun sequence, the sequence CAGGGATTCGTCTAAGTTGAGAAACTGCGTTAAAACACAGCCTCTGAAAATGAACTTTTGAATGTATTGTTTCATCAGccttattcaaatgtttgaggATGTTGCTAATTAGAGCTCACATTTGCATTCTGATGATTGTTGCTTGCACATATTGGGGCAATGGGTCCTTTCTTGTTAAGTTTTAATGGAATGTgaatgtgttggtgttgttgtattaTGAGCAGGCAGTTGATACAGCTGTAAGAGTTCTAAAGGAAGGAGGAATGGACGCGATTAAGTTGGAAGGTGGGGCACCATCAAGAATTACAGCAGCTAAAGCTATTGTTGAAGCCGGGATTGCTGTAATAGGGCATGTCGGATTAACACCTCAGGCTATCAGTGTTCTTGGTGGATTTAGACCTCAAGGCAGAAACATTGATAGTGCAGTCAAGGTATATACCTATTAAAAGCTGAATAAGGTATGTCACTCATATGATTAAGGCAATGCATTTATACTTGTCTTTATGAATTTGCAGGTTGTGGAAACTGCCATGGCCTTGCAGGAAGCAGGGTGTTTTTCTGTTGTTTTGGAATGTGTGCCCCCACCTGTGGCTGCAGCAGCAACATCTGCTCTTCAGATCCCCACTATTGGAATTGGTGCTGGGCCTTTCTGCAGTGGTCAGGTTGGTTGAAATCCCTGCAGTTTCTATTATTGTGATGTGGTAATAAGTAATAACTAATAACATGCttgttccatttttttctttttttaaatgttcCACATTCTTTTTCACTtatactaacaacaacaacatacccaatgtaatcccacaagtggggtctgggaagggtGGTGTGGTAATAAAATGCTTTATTCTAATTTTGTTCGGTAGAAACGTTTATCAGTTTGAGGGACCAAAGTTGCTAATTCATAAGAAATTAAACCAGGAGTGCTTGAAAGTAATACTTGTCATGACTCACTGAGAATTGGAAATCCAAAAGTTTAACTCTTGTGGATTCGTTAGGTGATGATTTCTCCAATATCTGATTTTCGTATTTAAAATTAtcttaatttttatatactctGTTCTTTCCAATGTAAGTGTGCAATTATGGTTAGATACAAATTGAAGAGGAAGTTGAAGTTCTATTGTATTTATATGAAAATGGTACAACTCAAAATAGAAACTTGGACAGTAGGAGTACATGTTTGCAAAACCTTTAGTTTTCTAGAGTTCACGGATTTATATAAAAGATATTGACTCCTGCTGTTGGATAAAGTGTCTGGTGGATCACTGGAAGTAGTTGTGCTATCTATGTTTGTCTCATAACAATAGTATGATTTACATGTGGTGAGAATTAGAAGCCACTTATAGAGGATGATATTCCTACTTCATTTCCTCTGTCACGATATTTGCATGCTTTGTTAATATCTTCACTCTCCGGcaatgttgctcggactcttctaAAATGCCGCCAGATGCGtatcggatcctccaaaagtagtgcatttttggaggatctgacacGGATACAACAACTTTTTGGAGAGTCAAAGCAAAATAGCTCTCCAGCAGTAGAACAATCATTTGGAGCAATTAGGATTGACAGTTTAAGGTTACTTAATCATTTGTCCTAAAAATTGCAGGTGCTAGTTTATCATGATCTACTTGGAATGATGCAACACCCGCACCACGCCAAGGTTAGTACAACAAATTTTACTCCGAAACCGATTCTCTTTTTCTTACTCTTAGTACTTTTCGTCTGAACTATATTCCATGAACCGATCAAAAACCGTCTAAACCTTTTGCAGGTTACTCCCAAGTTCTGTAAGCAGTTTGGGCAAGTTGGAGATGTTATCAACAAAGCTCTTCTGGAATACAAGGAAGAAGTAACTAATGGTTCATTTCCGGGCTCCACTCACAGCCCATATAAGATAGGTGCAGCTGATATGGATGGTTTCTTAAACGAGTTACACAAGTTGGGTTTCGGCGATGCAGCTTCAGCAGCAGCAGCTGCTGCCGCTGAAAAGATTCAGACAAGCTAATTCGCCTGCATGATCGAGAGGACCAGCAAATTTTTAGTATGCTTGGAGACAACAAGTGCCATTTTCAAGTGTACCTTCTGAATTAGAGTAAGCTATACCTTGCTGCCTCGCACAGGTGGGAAGAGGAGAGTTAAGGTGTTTTTTGTGACTAGAGAAGAGGCCTTCGTTTGTCGGTTAAAATTATAAATCCAGAATTAGAAATAAGAGTTCCTTTTAGAGTAGGCCAAAAGAAGATGGTGATGGTAGCAACACCATTTAGATAATATTGGaagaaactgaaaaaaaaacCTTTACAGTAATACAATTTTGTAGGGTTGTCAATGGTACGGTTCGGGCggttatttataaaatttataccataccaatttttcggttattttatttagtataacCAAAATCAGACTTTTCAAAACCGTCCCATCATCTTTGTTTTTCTTCGGTATTGATGCGGTTCAATTAATTTTcggtaatttttttaaaacaaaaacttCATGTAAAAAACACTAGTAAAAGTTAGAACACGATACCATGCATACTCCGGTTAGACTTTGACAAAAACTCTCTAGACATTTTTACTATTTAAAAGGTGATGAATCAAGAAAACGTTAAAGACGAAAAGAAAGAGATTGATTTCACCATGTGTAAAACAATGTTAAGCAAAGACAAAAGatataatttaaatcacacAAGTGGGAATAAATTAATCAATATGAGACTCAATAACTGAGTCTACCATGATTCAGAATCAAATAAGAGAAATACAATTTAAATCATATGAGAGGAAAGATATTCAATATCTTGTAATTTGCTATCCAAAATCTTTCGAATGCCTTGTCGCTTACATGTTACCAATCAAGATCCTAGAACTAATTTAGTTTTAATATACAGAAGTAGTATAATATGTTTCAGTGTTAggacttcttctttttttttgggggggaaggggattacaacgtggggattcgaaccctcaccaacaaggtgaaagttcaggtagtcaaccaactgagctactaaatcCCTACAAAAAAATATCGCCCACCCCTTGGGTGTTAATTATATAGCTtgatcatattttattatttttttagcttaatATATAAgatatcatataaatatattcggtattttttcggtttatttttataaaaataaaaaccaacCTAATTATTCGGTcggttataaatttatataaaaaccgtCAGTTTTCTTAAAAACAACCTAAAaatcggttcggttcggttcggtcgGTTAAGTCGGTTTTTTTAAAAGCCATTGACACCCCTACAATTTTTCAAGAGAGAGAAGTCATTCTGCAGTTTACATGAGGTGAAATGTCTAATCCAATTGATTAGATTTATTTTGAGACTTTGAATGATGTCTTGTTGTAATACTTTTAACAGATGGTTGCATTGGAATTCCTAGAATTCTTTGTAGACTGTAGTAGATAAATTATACTTGAGATGCTCTCTAGTCTCAGGTTGTTAACATGGCAATTGATCCTGTAATTGTTTGTTCTGGCATTTGAGTCAATTATGGGTTGCCTCAGGGCTTTGGTCTAACATTGAGAGCACAGCGTATGATGGGTGGATTAGGCGCACATCATGGATTTGAACCTGTTACATAGAAAGTAAGTATGGTATTTAAGCAAGAGCGCAATGCGTGATGTACGGATTAGGCTCGTTTTATGAATTCAAACCTTATTGCATACAGAGAAGAGTAGAAAGGTGGACTTCTTGTTACCGATTTTCAAATCATGCACCATTGACTCTCGGGGATTTTCCAGATATTAAAAGAATTATGAGTTGTGGGCTGATCTTGATCAAGTATGCTCTGTCAAATATACATgaaccaaaaaagaaataagcaaatttctctcctttcttatATGTGAACTTTTGTTATTTTGCATCCTCTTGATGTcttcaataaatatttttactttatttaaaaaCCCTTTATAATGGACTACAAAATTATCCCAAATCCTTGACAACTATTTAATTAATAGAGATAAATGTGCATGTGCTTTAtttgatccataatatatggtcAAGATTTTCAGATGAGCAATCAACTCGCTATAAATCTCAACCTAATGTGATACTCCCCTTACTtatttatactccctctgtccaaaaagattgacacttttcgcttttcgagagtcaaactttttaattttgacgGTGTGATTTAAcataaaatcttttattttttcgaaataaaatttacatatttgaaaattaagtAAAAAGTACTACAAAttaccataattaataatttaaaatatttaaaaaatatatgaaaaaattacggtcaaagaacaactcgtttgactctcgaaaagcgaaaagtgtcaaatctttttggaacggagggagtagtaagtTATTTGGTTATCACTTTAAGAAAAGTTAATTGATTGTCTCCATAACTAGTAGTAGTTACAATGATAATATAGATTTAGCTAATATGATAGTTTATGAGAAAGATTTATAATAACACAAAAAACAGTACTCCCCACAATCCATTTTTGCTAAATTAAATCATAA encodes:
- the LOC132065573 gene encoding 3-methyl-2-oxobutanoate hydroxymethyltransferase 1, mitochondrial-like isoform X2; protein product: MVTGCDYPSGVHIGMAGIDICLVGDSSSMVVDGHDTTLPITLDEMLVHCRVVARGAKRPLLVGDLPFVTYKSSTKQAVDTAVRVLKEGGMDAIKLEGGAPSRITAAKAIVEAGIAVIGHVGLTPQAISVLGGFRPQGRNIDSAVKVVETAMALQEAGCFSVVLECVPPPVAAAATSALQIPTIGIGAGPFCSGQVLVYHDLLGMMQHPHHAKVTPKFCKQFGQVGDVINKALLEYKEEVTNGSFPGSTHSPYKIGAADMDGFLNELHKLGFGDAASAAAAAAAEKIQTS
- the LOC132065573 gene encoding 3-methyl-2-oxobutanoate hydroxymethyltransferase 1, mitochondrial-like isoform X1, with the protein product MTLRQKYKKGEKLTMVTGCDYPSGVHIGMAGIDICLVGDSSSMVVDGHDTTLPITLDEMLVHCRVVARGAKRPLLVGDLPFVTYKSSTKQAVDTAVRVLKEGGMDAIKLEGGAPSRITAAKAIVEAGIAVIGHVGLTPQAISVLGGFRPQGRNIDSAVKVVETAMALQEAGCFSVVLECVPPPVAAAATSALQIPTIGIGAGPFCSGQVLVYHDLLGMMQHPHHAKVTPKFCKQFGQVGDVINKALLEYKEEVTNGSFPGSTHSPYKIGAADMDGFLNELHKLGFGDAASAAAAAAAEKIQTS